Proteins encoded within one genomic window of Triticum aestivum cultivar Chinese Spring chromosome 2D, IWGSC CS RefSeq v2.1, whole genome shotgun sequence:
- the LOC123051484 gene encoding importin subunit alpha-1a isoform X1: MPRVPRRPSDEARRGAYKPPGVDAARSRRRREDRLLALRRRNRDAGLFKRRREEPSLTPAPVVPPPDAAADATAPPPSSEPSSPPSSPPPADALRAAADAELEGLSEMVDKVWSDDTATQLEATVQFRKLLSDGKNSTMIKIIRADVLPRFAEFLSRQRPPQLQMEAAWVLTNIAASDYTLLVAECGAVPRLVELLESPDANIRHQATWALGNIAADMPSCRETVLDHGAVTPLLAQFKEDMKVSVLRTATWALSNLCFGKLPAEIQVKSILEIISLLIHSADEKILADACWALYYICDGVEGGIQDALDAGVCPQLVKLLMHASANILLPVITSLARISAGDDTQVQVIVEQGILPCLAQLLARNYPKIIKKQACLIVSNITAGSKDQIQAVIDADVMNHVIVLLKTSETDLKKEAAWAISNAASGGSSDQIQYLVSRGCLEPLCNVLKYQDVDLVYTCLEGLQNILVEGEIGKQGNESVTNPYAQFILENGGLDNLEELQDFDNDAVYKLAMTLLERYWDEEVSDDANLPASKDGSAENVETVPEDAAAQPPVPAPSADGTE, from the exons ATGCCGCGCGTCCCACGGCGGCCGTCCGACGAGGCGCGCCGCGGCGCCTACAAGCCACCGGGCGTGGACGCAGCCCGCTCGCGCCGGCGCCGCGAGGACCGCCTCCTCGCCCTCCGTCGCCGCAACCGCGACGCCGGCCTCTTCAAGCGCCGCCGCGAGGAGCCCAGCCTTACCCCCGCCCCCGTCGTGCCTCCCCCCGATGCGGCCGCAGacgccaccgcgccacctcctTCCTCCGAGCCGTCTTCGCCCCCGTCCTCTCCGCCCCCCGCAGATGCTCTTCGGGCCGCCGCCGACGCTGAG CTTGAAGGCCTATCAGAAATGGTGGATAAAGTCTGGTCAGATGACACAGCTACTCAGTTGGAAGCCACAGTCCAGTTCAGGAAACTTCTCTCGGACG GGAAGAACTCAACCATGATAAAAATCATTAGAGCGGATGTCCTACCAAGGTTTGCTGAGTTCCTTTCAAGACAAAGACCTCCTCAGCTCCAA ATGGAAGCAGCATGGGTGCTTACCAACATAGCTGCGTCTGATTACACACTGCTAGTTGCAGAATGCGGTGCTGTTCCGAGGCTGGTAGAGCTCTTAGAATCCCCAGATGCTAATATCAGACACCAG GCTACATGGGCCCTTGGAAATATAGCTGCAGACATGCCTAGCTGCAGAGAGACTGTTCTTGATCATGGCGCTGTTACGCCATTACTAGCTCAATTTAAAGAAGACATGAAAGTTTCAGTTCTGAGGACTGCTACATGGGCACTGTCAAACCTTTGTTTTGGGAAATTACCGGCTGAAATACAA GTGAAATCAATACTGGAAATAATCAGCCTTCTTATCCATTCCGCTGATGAGAAGATCTTGGCAGATGCATGCTGGGCTCTTTATTATATATGCGATGGTGTGGAAGGTGGCATCCAAGATGCATTAGATGCAGGTGTATGCCCTCAACTTGTAAAACTTCTGAT GCATGCGTCAGCTAATATTCTTCTCCCTGTCATTACGTCACTCGCGAGAATTTCTGCCGGAGATGATACTCAAGTTCAG GTCATAGTAGAACAGGGCATTCTTCCTTGCTTAGCCCAGTTATTAGCGCGGAATTATCCAAAGATCATCAAGAAACAGGCTTGTCTAATTGTTTCTAATATTACCGCCGGCAGCAAGGATCAGATTCAG GCAGTCAttgatgctgatgttatgaaccaTGTAATTGTCCTACTAAAGACCTCAGAAACTGATCTAAAGAAGGAAGCTGCTTGGGCTATATCAAATGCTGCCTCTGGTGGTTCAAGCGATCAAATCCA ATATTTGGTGAGCCGGGGATGTTTGGAGCCACTCTGCAATGTCCTCAAGTACCAAGACGTTGATCTTGTGTACACGTGTCTGGAAGGTCTCCAAAATATACTCGTGGAGGGTGAGATTGGGAAGCAGGGCAATGAATCTGTGACGAACCCATATGCGCAGTTTATTCTGGAGAATGGAGGCCTGGACAATTTAGAAGAACTACAGGATTTCGACAATGATGCTGTTTACAAGTTAGCTATGACGCTGCTCGAGAGGTATTGGGACGAGGAAGTAAGCGATGACGCAAACTTGCCGGCTTCCAAAGACGGCTCGGCAGAGAACGTGGAGACGGTGCCGGAAGATGCTGCTGCGCAGCCACCGGTACCAGCGCCCAGCGCAGATGGAACGGAGTGA
- the LOC123051484 gene encoding importin subunit alpha-4 isoform X2: MVDKVWSDDTATQLEATVQFRKLLSDGKNSTMIKIIRADVLPRFAEFLSRQRPPQLQMEAAWVLTNIAASDYTLLVAECGAVPRLVELLESPDANIRHQATWALGNIAADMPSCRETVLDHGAVTPLLAQFKEDMKVSVLRTATWALSNLCFGKLPAEIQVKSILEIISLLIHSADEKILADACWALYYICDGVEGGIQDALDAGVCPQLVKLLMHASANILLPVITSLARISAGDDTQVQVIVEQGILPCLAQLLARNYPKIIKKQACLIVSNITAGSKDQIQAVIDADVMNHVIVLLKTSETDLKKEAAWAISNAASGGSSDQIQYLVSRGCLEPLCNVLKYQDVDLVYTCLEGLQNILVEGEIGKQGNESVTNPYAQFILENGGLDNLEELQDFDNDAVYKLAMTLLERYWDEEVSDDANLPASKDGSAENVETVPEDAAAQPPVPAPSADGTE, from the exons ATGGTGGATAAAGTCTGGTCAGATGACACAGCTACTCAGTTGGAAGCCACAGTCCAGTTCAGGAAACTTCTCTCGGACG GGAAGAACTCAACCATGATAAAAATCATTAGAGCGGATGTCCTACCAAGGTTTGCTGAGTTCCTTTCAAGACAAAGACCTCCTCAGCTCCAA ATGGAAGCAGCATGGGTGCTTACCAACATAGCTGCGTCTGATTACACACTGCTAGTTGCAGAATGCGGTGCTGTTCCGAGGCTGGTAGAGCTCTTAGAATCCCCAGATGCTAATATCAGACACCAG GCTACATGGGCCCTTGGAAATATAGCTGCAGACATGCCTAGCTGCAGAGAGACTGTTCTTGATCATGGCGCTGTTACGCCATTACTAGCTCAATTTAAAGAAGACATGAAAGTTTCAGTTCTGAGGACTGCTACATGGGCACTGTCAAACCTTTGTTTTGGGAAATTACCGGCTGAAATACAA GTGAAATCAATACTGGAAATAATCAGCCTTCTTATCCATTCCGCTGATGAGAAGATCTTGGCAGATGCATGCTGGGCTCTTTATTATATATGCGATGGTGTGGAAGGTGGCATCCAAGATGCATTAGATGCAGGTGTATGCCCTCAACTTGTAAAACTTCTGAT GCATGCGTCAGCTAATATTCTTCTCCCTGTCATTACGTCACTCGCGAGAATTTCTGCCGGAGATGATACTCAAGTTCAG GTCATAGTAGAACAGGGCATTCTTCCTTGCTTAGCCCAGTTATTAGCGCGGAATTATCCAAAGATCATCAAGAAACAGGCTTGTCTAATTGTTTCTAATATTACCGCCGGCAGCAAGGATCAGATTCAG GCAGTCAttgatgctgatgttatgaaccaTGTAATTGTCCTACTAAAGACCTCAGAAACTGATCTAAAGAAGGAAGCTGCTTGGGCTATATCAAATGCTGCCTCTGGTGGTTCAAGCGATCAAATCCA ATATTTGGTGAGCCGGGGATGTTTGGAGCCACTCTGCAATGTCCTCAAGTACCAAGACGTTGATCTTGTGTACACGTGTCTGGAAGGTCTCCAAAATATACTCGTGGAGGGTGAGATTGGGAAGCAGGGCAATGAATCTGTGACGAACCCATATGCGCAGTTTATTCTGGAGAATGGAGGCCTGGACAATTTAGAAGAACTACAGGATTTCGACAATGATGCTGTTTACAAGTTAGCTATGACGCTGCTCGAGAGGTATTGGGACGAGGAAGTAAGCGATGACGCAAACTTGCCGGCTTCCAAAGACGGCTCGGCAGAGAACGTGGAGACGGTGCCGGAAGATGCTGCTGCGCAGCCACCGGTACCAGCGCCCAGCGCAGATGGAACGGAGTGA